The following are encoded together in the Xanthobacter autotrophicus Py2 genome:
- a CDS encoding aspartyl-tRNA synthetase (TIGRFAM: aspartyl-tRNA synthetase~PFAM: tRNA synthetase class II (D K and N); nucleic acid binding OB-fold tRNA/helicase-type~KEGG: nwi:Nwi_1588 aspartyl-tRNA synthetase), protein MHRYRSHTCGALSTAQVGEIVRLSGWCHRIRDHGGVLFIDLRDHYGLTQVVVDPDSAAFKDAEKVRAEWVIRIDGKVRLRPEGTENPDLATGAVEVYATELEVLGPSAELPLPVFGDVEYPEETRLRYRFLDLRREKLHRNIMTRGAIIDAMRSRMKGQGFFEFQTPILTASSPEGARDFLVPSRLHPGKFYALPQAPQQYKQLIMMSGFDRYFQIAPCFRDEDPRADRLPGEFYQLDLEMSFVEQEDIFAAVEPVITGVFEQFAEGKPVTQKWPRIPYAESLRKYGTDKPDLRNPLVMQNVSEHFRGSGFKVFARMLEVEKNEVWAIPAPGGGSRAFCDRMNSWAQSEGQPGLGYIMWRDLSADAAAGGEKAVKDALEKSRGPGAGEGHVVEPGVVGAGPLANNIGPERTEAIRAQLDLKAGDAAFFVAGDPDKFVKFAGLARTRVGEELNLVDKDRFELAWIVDFPFYEYSEEEKKVDFSHNPFSMPQGGLDALNTQDPLSIKAFQYDIACNGYEIASGGIRNHRPEAMVKAFEIAGYDAQTVEERFGGMYRAFQYGAPPHGGMAAGVDRIVMLLCGVTNLREISLFPMNQQALDLLMGAPAEAAPKQLRELHIRPAPQAK, encoded by the coding sequence ATGCACCGTTACCGCTCCCATACTTGCGGCGCGCTTTCGACCGCCCAGGTGGGCGAGATCGTGCGCCTCTCCGGCTGGTGCCACCGCATCCGCGACCACGGCGGCGTGCTCTTCATCGACCTGCGCGACCATTACGGCCTGACCCAGGTGGTGGTGGACCCCGACAGCGCCGCCTTCAAGGATGCCGAGAAGGTGCGCGCCGAATGGGTGATCCGCATCGACGGCAAGGTGCGCCTGCGCCCCGAGGGTACCGAGAACCCCGACCTCGCCACCGGCGCCGTGGAGGTCTACGCCACCGAGCTGGAAGTGCTGGGCCCCTCGGCCGAGCTGCCGCTGCCCGTGTTCGGTGACGTGGAATATCCGGAAGAGACGCGCCTTCGCTACCGCTTCCTCGACCTGCGGCGGGAGAAGCTCCACCGCAACATCATGACGCGGGGCGCGATCATCGATGCCATGCGCTCGCGCATGAAGGGGCAGGGCTTCTTCGAATTCCAGACCCCCATCCTCACCGCCTCCTCGCCGGAGGGCGCGCGCGACTTCCTGGTGCCGAGCCGCCTGCACCCCGGCAAGTTCTATGCGCTGCCCCAGGCGCCGCAGCAGTACAAGCAGCTGATCATGATGAGCGGCTTCGACCGCTACTTCCAGATCGCCCCCTGCTTCCGCGACGAGGACCCCCGCGCCGATCGCCTGCCCGGCGAGTTCTACCAGCTCGACCTGGAGATGAGCTTTGTCGAGCAGGAGGACATCTTCGCGGCGGTGGAGCCGGTCATCACCGGGGTGTTCGAGCAGTTCGCCGAAGGCAAGCCGGTGACCCAGAAGTGGCCGCGCATCCCCTATGCGGAGTCCCTGCGCAAGTACGGCACCGACAAGCCGGACCTGCGCAACCCGCTGGTGATGCAGAACGTGTCGGAGCATTTCCGCGGCTCGGGCTTCAAGGTGTTCGCCCGAATGCTGGAGGTGGAGAAGAACGAGGTGTGGGCCATCCCCGCCCCCGGCGGCGGCTCTAGAGCCTTCTGCGACCGCATGAACAGCTGGGCCCAGAGCGAAGGCCAGCCGGGGCTGGGCTACATCATGTGGCGGGATCTGTCTGCCGACGCTGCCGCTGGCGGCGAGAAGGCGGTCAAGGATGCCCTTGAGAAGTCGCGCGGCCCGGGTGCCGGTGAGGGACATGTGGTCGAGCCTGGTGTTGTCGGCGCCGGCCCGCTCGCCAACAACATCGGTCCCGAGCGCACCGAGGCGATCCGCGCCCAGCTCGACCTCAAGGCGGGCGATGCCGCCTTCTTCGTCGCCGGCGACCCGGACAAGTTCGTGAAGTTCGCCGGCCTTGCCCGCACCCGCGTGGGCGAGGAGCTGAACCTCGTCGACAAGGACCGCTTCGAGCTGGCCTGGATCGTCGACTTCCCCTTCTACGAATATTCGGAAGAAGAGAAGAAGGTCGATTTCTCGCACAATCCCTTCTCCATGCCCCAGGGCGGGCTGGACGCGCTGAACACGCAGGACCCGCTGTCGATCAAGGCGTTCCAGTACGACATCGCCTGCAACGGCTACGAGATCGCGTCTGGCGGCATCCGCAACCATCGCCCCGAGGCCATGGTGAAGGCGTTCGAGATCGCCGGCTATGACGCCCAGACGGTGGAGGAGCGCTTCGGCGGCATGTACCGTGCGTTCCAGTATGGCGCCCCGCCCCATGGCGGCATGGCGGCGGGCGTGGACCGCATCGTGATGCTGCTGTGCGGCGTGACCAACCTGCGCGAAATCTCGCTCTTCCCCATGAACCAGCAGGCCCTCGACCTGCTCATGGGCGCCCCGGCGGAGGCCGCCCCCAAGCAGCTGCGCGAGCTTCACATTCGCCCGGCACCGCAGGCGAAATAG
- a CDS encoding hypothetical protein (KEGG: pmy:Pmen_1691 hypothetical protein), with amino-acid sequence MRTVFSRLAVSSLAVSSLVMSWLVVAALLSPVTAVAEEGADAAALARQMVKLAVAPGMESRIDRMIAQAVEKQPADRQAEVRAELLKASAGIREDLMATFAAYYAKAFTPAELKGLVAFYQSPLGLKAVQVEENKPAEVNAAIQQQIMKLVMLLNMSGTGK; translated from the coding sequence ATGCGCACTGTGTTTTCAAGGCTTGCTGTGTCGTCGCTCGCAGTGTCGTCGCTGGTAATGTCTTGGCTCGTGGTCGCGGCTCTGCTGTCTCCGGTTACGGCCGTGGCGGAGGAGGGGGCCGATGCGGCGGCACTGGCGCGCCAGATGGTGAAACTGGCCGTCGCCCCCGGCATGGAAAGCCGGATCGACCGCATGATCGCCCAGGCGGTGGAGAAGCAGCCCGCCGACAGGCAGGCCGAGGTGCGCGCCGAGCTCCTGAAGGCCTCCGCAGGTATCCGCGAGGATCTCATGGCCACCTTCGCCGCCTATTATGCGAAGGCCTTCACGCCTGCGGAACTCAAGGGCCTCGTCGCCTTCTACCAGAGCCCGCTCGGCCTCAAGGCGGTGCAGGTGGAGGAGAACAAGCCGGCGGAGGTGAATGCCGCCATCCAGCAGCAGATCATGAAGCTGGTTATGCTCCTGAATATGTCCGGCACGGGGAAATGA
- a CDS encoding hypothetical protein (KEGG: bra:BRADO3366 hypothetical protein) produces MSRKFGLRIAGAVGLVAVLCVAGWYGFLAWSRTKVRTEVDAVFAGIRETGAKASFAEASFDPREMGVTVTGISILSPDGSAQVKVGRLSARGGERPTDRRVAVDALDLDDVEIALTGEAAAGGTITYSLPQVMIDRYNGPMTLVAAGEGNGPFGALRVALRQLAATTAAKVTIPEARGRITPAGAAPTEIAYRNLAAEGVNAGAIRSMVVDSITFAFTLPPLPATGGDAKSTQPGPGAAADKTAPSRATGQIDGTVAAQIDTAPLLLMTQPGGPAGKAAETYGRIVGKVVTGPYKLTQDNGLSQGAQSILMENVAIKPVAFSAERIATFNALARKAPDLSREDGRRFMEVFRDLIGGIAFTTYAATNVTSAEQGATGKVAAMRLEGLTNGVLDGATVEGVEGVTPGGGAAKMARLAVRQLDFNQLTKLAAETDAPSPLSALVLFKVFSGMEMKDLEVPYGEGPQSNEPVKIGTFALSWGGSLGALPSYFDFTLADVSGPINADDGEPFTYLVQAGISRATISMGLKAAYDINDRTLTIAPVTTEVKDAFRVNLESALVDVPDAAFTDPAGFLAALPVVTAGPVKVTLTDLGLAKLMFAQFAAAAGVSEEEYRNEVVALAEGFADELKAVSPDAASVGAAVVAFLRKPGTLTVTATPKGRVPLLALAGSDDPSVVLEAFSFSATATAP; encoded by the coding sequence ATGAGCAGGAAATTCGGCCTTCGGATCGCCGGCGCGGTCGGCCTTGTGGCGGTGCTCTGCGTCGCCGGCTGGTATGGCTTCCTCGCCTGGTCGCGCACCAAGGTCCGGACGGAGGTGGACGCCGTGTTCGCCGGCATCCGGGAGACCGGGGCGAAGGCCTCCTTCGCTGAAGCCAGCTTTGATCCCAGGGAGATGGGCGTCACCGTCACCGGCATTTCCATCCTCTCCCCCGACGGGTCGGCGCAGGTGAAGGTGGGGCGACTCTCCGCCCGCGGCGGCGAACGGCCCACCGACCGGCGCGTGGCGGTGGACGCCCTCGACCTCGACGACGTGGAGATCGCCCTCACCGGCGAGGCCGCCGCCGGCGGCACCATCACCTATTCCCTGCCGCAGGTGATGATCGACCGCTACAACGGCCCCATGACGCTGGTCGCCGCCGGCGAGGGCAACGGCCCGTTCGGCGCGCTCAGGGTGGCGCTGCGCCAGCTCGCGGCCACCACCGCCGCCAAGGTGACCATTCCCGAGGCCCGCGGGCGCATCACGCCGGCCGGCGCCGCCCCCACCGAGATCGCCTATCGCAACCTCGCTGCGGAAGGCGTGAACGCGGGAGCCATCCGCAGCATGGTGGTGGATTCCATCACCTTCGCCTTTACCCTTCCGCCCCTGCCCGCCACCGGCGGCGACGCCAAGAGCACGCAGCCCGGCCCCGGTGCCGCGGCGGACAAGACTGCTCCCAGCCGTGCCACCGGGCAGATCGACGGCACCGTTGCCGCGCAGATCGACACCGCCCCGCTCCTGCTCATGACCCAGCCCGGCGGGCCGGCCGGCAAGGCCGCGGAGACCTATGGCCGCATCGTCGGGAAGGTGGTGACCGGACCCTACAAGCTGACCCAGGACAATGGTCTGTCCCAAGGCGCCCAGTCCATCCTGATGGAGAACGTGGCCATCAAGCCTGTGGCCTTCAGCGCCGAGCGCATCGCAACCTTCAACGCCCTGGCCCGCAAGGCGCCGGACCTGTCGCGCGAGGACGGCCGACGCTTCATGGAGGTGTTCCGCGATCTCATCGGCGGCATTGCCTTCACCACCTATGCCGCCACCAACGTCACCAGCGCGGAGCAAGGTGCGACAGGCAAGGTCGCAGCCATGCGGCTCGAAGGTCTCACCAACGGGGTGCTGGACGGCGCCACCGTCGAGGGGGTGGAGGGCGTCACCCCCGGCGGTGGCGCGGCCAAGATGGCACGGCTCGCGGTGCGCCAGCTCGATTTCAACCAGCTGACCAAGCTCGCGGCGGAGACGGACGCGCCCTCGCCGCTGTCGGCGCTGGTGCTGTTCAAGGTCTTCTCCGGGATGGAGATGAAGGACCTCGAAGTACCCTATGGCGAGGGCCCGCAAAGCAACGAGCCGGTGAAGATCGGTACCTTCGCCCTGTCCTGGGGCGGCTCGCTCGGGGCGCTGCCCTCCTATTTCGACTTCACCCTCGCCGACGTGTCCGGGCCCATCAATGCCGACGACGGCGAGCCCTTCACCTATCTGGTGCAGGCCGGCATCAGCCGCGCCACCATCTCCATGGGCTTGAAAGCGGCCTATGACATCAATGACCGCACCCTCACCATCGCTCCGGTGACCACCGAGGTGAAGGACGCCTTCCGGGTGAACCTGGAATCGGCGCTGGTGGACGTGCCCGACGCCGCCTTCACTGATCCCGCCGGCTTCCTCGCCGCCCTCCCGGTGGTGACGGCGGGGCCGGTGAAGGTGACCCTGACCGATCTCGGCCTCGCCAAGCTCATGTTCGCCCAGTTCGCCGCAGCGGCTGGCGTGAGTGAGGAGGAGTATCGCAACGAGGTGGTGGCACTGGCGGAAGGCTTCGCCGACGAGCTCAAGGCGGTCTCGCCCGATGCCGCGTCGGTGGGCGCTGCGGTGGTGGCCTTCCTGCGCAAGCCCGGCACGCTGACGGTGACCGCGACTCCGAAGGGCCGCGTGCCGCTGCTGGCGCTGGCGGGCTCTGACGACCCCTCGGTGGTGCTGGAGGCGTTCAGCTTCTCCGCGACGGCGACGGCGCCCTGA
- a CDS encoding Malate dehydrogenase (oxaloacetate-decarboxylating) (NADP(+)), Phosphate acetyltransferase (PFAM: phosphate acetyl/butaryl transferase; malic protein domain protein; malic protein NAD-binding~KEGG: bra:BRADO3367 putative bifunctional enzyme: malic oxidoreductase (N-terminal); phosphotransacetylase (C-terminal)), which produces MASNISEDLRSGALVYHRLPKPGKLEIQATKPLGNQRDLALAYSPGVAAACEAIAADPLLAAELTIRANLVAVVSNGTAVLGLGDIGPLAGKPVMEGKAVLFKKFSGIDVFDIEIDAKTVERMVDVVSALEPTFGGINLEDIKAPECFEVEAQLRERMKIPVFHDDQHGTAIIVGAAVRNAMEVGKRKIEELKIVASGAGAAALASLNLLLTLGAKKENIWVCDIEGVVYDGRNTLMDPYKEKFAQKTDKRTLDEVIEGAHIFLGLSAGGVLKPEMVKKMADHPLILALANPVPEIMPEVAREARPDAMICTGRSDFPNQVNNVLCFPYIFRGALDVGATDINPEMKMAAVEAIAALARETPSDVVARAYGGETRAFGADSLIPSPFDPRLILRIAPAVAKAAMDTGIATRPIADMDAYIERLDHFVFRSGFIMRPLFAQAKRNIKRVVYAEGEDERVLRAVQAVVEEGIARPIIVARPNVLETRLKRFGLSVRPGHDFDLINPEDDPRYRDYVRDYVEIAGRRGVTPDAARTLVRTHPTVIAALAVKRGEADAMLCGIEGRFTRHLRQVRDIIGLAPGVKELAALSLLITSHGNFFICDTQIQTEPTAADLAEMTVLAAAHVRRFGLEPRVALLSHSNFGSHETLSAKRVRSALSIIREREPNLEVDGEMQADSALLEDIRKRVLPNSTLTGAANVLVMPDLDAADIAFNMLKVLGDALPVGPILMGTAKPAHILGPSVTARGIVNMTAVAVAEAQTEA; this is translated from the coding sequence ATGGCGTCCAACATTTCCGAGGATCTGCGTTCCGGGGCGCTCGTCTATCATCGCCTGCCGAAGCCCGGGAAACTGGAGATCCAGGCCACCAAGCCCCTCGGCAACCAGCGCGACCTCGCGCTCGCCTATTCCCCCGGCGTCGCCGCCGCCTGTGAAGCCATCGCCGCCGATCCGCTGCTGGCGGCGGAACTGACCATCCGCGCCAATCTCGTCGCCGTCGTCTCCAACGGAACCGCCGTGCTCGGCCTCGGCGACATCGGCCCGCTCGCCGGCAAGCCGGTGATGGAGGGCAAGGCCGTCCTGTTCAAGAAGTTCTCCGGCATCGACGTGTTCGACATCGAAATCGACGCCAAGACCGTCGAGCGCATGGTCGACGTGGTCAGCGCGCTGGAGCCCACCTTCGGTGGCATCAACCTGGAAGACATCAAGGCTCCCGAGTGCTTCGAGGTGGAAGCCCAGCTGCGCGAGCGCATGAAGATCCCGGTCTTCCATGACGACCAGCACGGCACCGCCATCATCGTCGGCGCGGCGGTGCGCAACGCCATGGAGGTGGGCAAGCGCAAGATCGAGGAGCTGAAGATCGTCGCCTCGGGCGCCGGCGCGGCGGCCCTCGCCTCCCTCAACCTGCTGCTCACGCTGGGTGCCAAGAAGGAGAACATCTGGGTCTGCGACATCGAGGGCGTGGTCTATGACGGCCGCAACACCCTGATGGATCCCTACAAGGAGAAGTTCGCCCAGAAGACCGACAAGCGGACCCTGGACGAGGTGATCGAGGGCGCCCACATCTTCCTCGGCCTCTCCGCCGGCGGCGTGCTGAAGCCGGAGATGGTGAAGAAGATGGCGGACCACCCGCTCATCCTCGCCCTCGCCAATCCGGTGCCGGAGATCATGCCCGAGGTCGCCCGCGAGGCGCGCCCCGATGCCATGATCTGCACCGGCCGCTCGGACTTCCCCAACCAGGTCAACAATGTCCTGTGCTTCCCCTACATCTTCCGCGGGGCGCTGGACGTGGGGGCGACCGACATCAACCCCGAGATGAAGATGGCGGCGGTGGAGGCCATTGCGGCGCTGGCCCGCGAGACCCCCTCCGACGTGGTGGCCCGCGCCTATGGCGGCGAGACCCGCGCCTTCGGCGCCGATTCGCTCATTCCCTCGCCGTTCGACCCGCGCCTCATCCTGCGCATCGCGCCGGCGGTGGCGAAGGCGGCCATGGACACCGGCATCGCCACCCGGCCCATCGCTGACATGGACGCCTATATCGAGCGGCTGGACCATTTCGTGTTCCGCTCCGGCTTCATCATGCGGCCGCTGTTTGCCCAGGCGAAGCGCAACATCAAGCGCGTGGTCTATGCCGAAGGCGAGGACGAGCGGGTGCTGCGCGCGGTGCAGGCGGTGGTGGAGGAGGGCATCGCCCGTCCCATCATCGTCGCCCGTCCCAATGTGCTGGAGACCCGCCTGAAGCGCTTCGGCCTTTCGGTGCGGCCGGGCCATGACTTCGATCTCATCAACCCGGAAGACGATCCGCGTTATCGTGACTATGTGCGCGACTATGTGGAGATCGCCGGCCGCCGCGGCGTGACGCCGGACGCTGCCCGCACCCTGGTGCGCACCCATCCCACCGTGATCGCGGCGCTGGCCGTGAAGCGCGGCGAGGCGGATGCCATGCTGTGCGGCATCGAGGGCCGCTTCACCCGCCACCTGCGGCAGGTGCGCGACATCATCGGCCTCGCGCCGGGGGTGAAGGAGCTGGCGGCGCTGTCGCTGCTCATCACCTCCCACGGCAACTTCTTCATCTGCGACACCCAGATCCAGACCGAGCCCACCGCCGCCGACCTCGCCGAGATGACCGTGCTGGCCGCCGCCCATGTCCGTCGCTTCGGCCTGGAGCCGCGGGTGGCGCTGCTGTCGCACTCCAATTTCGGCAGCCACGAGACGCTGTCGGCCAAAAGGGTGCGCTCGGCGCTCTCCATCATCCGCGAGCGTGAGCCGAACCTGGAGGTGGATGGCGAGATGCAGGCGGATTCCGCCCTGCTGGAGGACATCCGCAAGCGGGTGCTGCCCAACTCGACCCTCACCGGCGCGGCCAACGTACTGGTGATGCCCGACCTCGACGCCGCCGACATCGCCTTCAACATGCTGAAGGTGCTGGGCGACGCGCTGCCGGTGGGTCCGATCCTGATGGGCACGGCCAAGCCCGCCCACATCCTCGGCCCGTCGGTCACCGCCCGTGGCATCGTCAACATGACCGCCGTCGCGGTGGCCGAGGCCCAGACCGAGGCCTGA
- a CDS encoding hypothetical protein (KEGG: cvi:CV0223 hypothetical protein), whose translation MEDRPARRRCRGPDATMFLLPVMLPLVFLVCLLAPARALETGAPQPGSHQPEMPPPAMPSQAMPSPAIVWPDTAATRRAAQDFIETLNRALLAQPSATLTLERWCGAHGIGDPALVRAERERAGEDPAPEEVRALLGADAQTPVRHRRVRLTCGAIVLSEADNYYRPDRLTAEMNAILDATDTPFGKVVRPLDFRRRTLETRLLWQPADEPRPSGAAGPLVMPALRAGPPCGAEPARRHPLQRPDRALHLRRAGVSRAEVRGRDGGGKCGRVPSPARGEGFTAGASHPSHGRRPA comes from the coding sequence ATGGAAGACAGGCCGGCACGCCGGCGCTGCCGTGGGCCTGATGCCACCATGTTCCTGCTGCCGGTGATGCTGCCGCTGGTCTTCCTAGTCTGTCTCCTCGCGCCGGCCCGCGCGCTGGAGACCGGCGCCCCGCAGCCCGGCTCCCATCAGCCCGAGATGCCGCCCCCCGCGATGCCGTCCCAAGCGATGCCCTCCCCCGCGATTGTCTGGCCCGACACCGCCGCCACGCGCCGCGCCGCGCAGGATTTCATCGAGACCCTGAACCGCGCGTTGCTGGCCCAGCCCAGCGCCACCCTGACGCTGGAGCGCTGGTGCGGCGCCCATGGCATCGGCGATCCGGCCCTGGTGCGGGCCGAACGCGAGCGCGCCGGCGAGGACCCGGCCCCCGAGGAGGTGCGCGCCCTGCTCGGCGCCGATGCGCAGACCCCGGTGCGCCACCGCCGGGTGCGGCTCACCTGCGGCGCCATCGTCTTGTCGGAGGCGGACAATTATTACCGGCCCGACCGCCTGACGGCGGAGATGAACGCCATCCTCGATGCCACCGACACGCCCTTCGGCAAGGTGGTGCGCCCGCTCGATTTCCGCCGCCGCACGCTGGAAACGCGCCTGCTGTGGCAGCCGGCGGACGAGCCCCGGCCTTCCGGCGCTGCCGGCCCGCTGGTGATGCCCGCGCTTCGTGCTGGCCCACCGTGCGGTGCTGAGCCTGCCCGACGGCACCCCCTTCAGCGCCCTGATCGAGCGCTACACCTCCGGCGTGCTGGCGTTTCCCGCGCCGAAGTGAGGGGGAGAGACGGAGGCGGGAAGTGCGGGCGCGTCCCCTCCCCCGCGCGCGGGGAAGGCTTCACCGCCGGTGCATCACACCCATCCCACGGTCGCCGTCCGGCTTGA
- a CDS encoding diguanylate cyclase (TIGRFAM: diguanylate cyclase~PFAM: GGDEF domain containing protein~KEGG: rle:pRL110269 putative GGDEF family regulator), whose protein sequence is MAPVHVPRPAGRDMPPDRPSDRLRRENSTPQPATRAISLGQMNDILERLRQLEQSTPVLVALFDASDRLRYANAAFRTTMFIAEGEDITWEEMVRRNYHAGRGTVINTSDIDEWIIVHRSRRGKQRHKVFEVDFHDGRWLLVTQVVSDDGWMLAHAVDVTAFRPDERAMRLARDRALYASYTDDLTGVANRRFVGARVADMLEPDGPGGAFCLIDLDQFKAINDRFGHQAGDLILRDFAARMVREVRRSDCFGRVGGEEFVLVLPATSARAARGIVEQALDVVRQARALTAQPDFAYSFSAGIAESRPGDTFADLYSRADRALYAAKMAGRSRVEVEQDRPPAAVASAE, encoded by the coding sequence ATGGCGCCCGTGCACGTGCCGCGCCCTGCGGGCCGCGACATGCCGCCCGATCGGCCCTCGGACCGGCTCCGGCGCGAAAACAGCACTCCGCAACCGGCGACTCGCGCTATATCATTGGGACAAATGAACGATATTCTTGAGCGCCTGCGTCAGCTGGAGCAGAGCACGCCAGTGCTGGTGGCGCTCTTCGATGCTTCCGATCGCCTGCGCTATGCCAATGCCGCCTTCCGCACCACCATGTTCATCGCCGAGGGCGAGGACATCACCTGGGAAGAGATGGTGCGGCGCAATTACCACGCCGGGCGCGGCACCGTCATCAATACCTCGGACATCGACGAGTGGATCATCGTTCACCGCTCGCGGCGCGGCAAGCAGCGCCACAAGGTGTTCGAGGTCGATTTTCACGACGGCCGCTGGCTGCTGGTGACCCAGGTGGTGTCGGACGACGGCTGGATGCTGGCCCACGCCGTGGATGTCACCGCCTTCCGCCCCGACGAGCGGGCCATGCGGCTGGCCCGGGACCGCGCCCTCTATGCCTCCTACACGGACGACCTGACCGGCGTCGCCAACCGCCGGTTCGTCGGCGCCCGGGTGGCCGACATGCTGGAGCCGGACGGACCGGGCGGCGCCTTCTGCCTCATCGACCTCGACCAGTTCAAGGCCATCAACGACCGCTTCGGCCACCAGGCCGGCGACCTGATCCTGCGCGATTTCGCCGCCCGGATGGTGCGCGAGGTGCGCCGCTCCGACTGCTTCGGCCGGGTGGGCGGGGAAGAGTTCGTGCTGGTGCTGCCGGCGACCTCCGCCCGCGCCGCGCGGGGCATCGTGGAGCAGGCGCTGGACGTGGTGCGGCAGGCCCGAGCGCTGACGGCGCAGCCGGACTTTGCTTATTCCTTCTCCGCCGGGATCGCGGAAAGCCGGCCGGGCGATACCTTTGCCGACCTCTACAGCCGTGCCGACCGCGCGCTCTACGCCGCCAAAATGGCCGGCCGCAGCCGGGTGGAGGTGGAACAGGACCGTCCCCCGGCCGCGGTGGCCTCGGCGGAATAA
- a CDS encoding conserved hypothetical protein (KEGG: rpb:RPB_3473 hypothetical protein) — translation MPMRKALPPRRVPAMAQLARQLYLDGAPIAEIARRTALKPSQVYYWIDREVASDGTVTLKPAARRVTLAPGTRSASPARGHLLSRLWRAAERQLDEIEQRLAAAVPPEADAPAGPPRPAADAEKDARALAVLARTLRELSALEAEAHKSRKVKAEDDAVRDLDTFRRELARRLERLRADGPGAEPAE, via the coding sequence ATGCCCATGCGCAAAGCGTTGCCGCCCCGCCGGGTGCCAGCCATGGCACAGCTTGCGCGCCAGCTCTATCTGGATGGCGCGCCAATTGCCGAGATCGCCCGCCGCACCGCCCTGAAGCCCTCCCAGGTCTATTACTGGATCGACCGGGAGGTGGCGTCCGACGGCACCGTCACCCTGAAGCCGGCGGCCCGGCGGGTGACCCTGGCGCCGGGCACCCGCAGCGCCTCGCCGGCGCGGGGGCATCTGTTGTCCCGGCTGTGGCGCGCCGCCGAGCGCCAGCTCGACGAGATCGAGCAGCGCCTCGCCGCCGCCGTCCCGCCCGAGGCCGATGCGCCGGCCGGTCCGCCCCGCCCCGCCGCCGATGCGGAGAAGGACGCCCGCGCCCTCGCCGTGCTCGCCCGCACCCTGCGCGAACTCTCGGCCCTGGAGGCGGAGGCGCACAAAAGCCGCAAGGTGAAAGCCGAAGATGACGCCGTCCGCGATCTCGACACCTTCCGCCGCGAGCTTGCGCGCCGCCTTGAGCGCCTGCGCGCGGACGGGCCGGGCGCAGAGCCTGCTGAATGA